The following are encoded together in the Oncorhynchus masou masou isolate Uvic2021 chromosome 5, UVic_Omas_1.1, whole genome shotgun sequence genome:
- the LOC135531733 gene encoding mitochondrial adenyl nucleotide antiporter SLC25A23-like isoform X2 produces MGPPGARIPRGWRTQARCEEDGDPEREKRWVELFNELDLNSDGVIDIHELRVGLAKRGLSRRAVDRIVKEGDSNNDGELDFQEFRQYLRSHEEELRLMFLSLDRNNDGEIDVSEIQQSLQTLGIAVSLKEAATIMKSIDRDGNMTIDWDEWRDHFLFNPIHSLEDISRYWKHSHMLDIGDNLTCPDEFSEQEKKSGFVWRQLMAGAMAGSVSRTGTAPLDRLKVFLQVHGSTPGNPAGALGVGNMISGLRAMVKEGGFSSLWRGNGVNVMKIAPETAIKFWAYEQIKRWMRGSKERGPLRVHERFVAGSLAGATAQTAIYPMEVLKTRLTLGKTGQYTSVLDCARQILHREGIMAFYKGYVPNIIGIIPYAGIDLAVYETMKNAWLARHTDSADPGVVVLVGCGTMSSTCGQLASYPLALVRTRMQAQASVKGGPQLSMLGLFQNIVTQEGVAGLYRGIAPNFLKVIPAVSISYVVYEHMRKVLGVERCR; encoded by the exons ATGGGTCCGCCGGGGGCTCGGATCCCCCGGGGTTGGAGGACCCAGGCCCGCTGCGAGGAGGATGGCGACCCAGAGAGGGAGAAGCGATGGGTGGAACTGTTCAACGAACTGGACTTGAACAGTGATGGAGTCATCGATATCCACGAGCTCCGGGTGGGATTGGCGAAACGTGGGCTCTCCCGCCGCGCGGTGGACCGG ATTGTCAAGGAGGGGGACAGCAACAATGATGGAGAGTTGGACTTCCAGGAGTTCAGGCAGTACCTCCGCTCCCACGAGGAAGAGCTGCGACTCATGTTCCTCAGCCTGGACCGCAACAACGACG GCGAGATAGATGTATCAGAGATTCAGCAGTCCCTTCAAACTCTGGGAATAGCTGTGAGTCTGAAGGAGGCTGCCACGATCATGAAGAG tATTGACAGGGATGGTAACATGACCATCGACTGGGATGAGTGGCGAGATCACTTCCTGTTCAACCCCATACACAGTCTGGAAGACATCTCTCGCTACTGGAAGCACTCTCat atgCTGGACATAGGAGACAACCTGACCTGTCCTGATGAGTTCTCCGAGCAGGAGAAGAAGTCAGGGTTCGTCTGGAGACAGCTGATGGCTGGAGCTATGGCAGGATCAGTCTCCCGGACCGGCACCGCCCCACTGGACCGCCTTAAAGTCTTCCTGCAG GTGCATGGCTCGACCCCGGGGAACCCTGCAGGGGCCCTTGGGGTGGGGAACATGATCAGTGGGCTGAGGGCCATGGTGAAGGAGGGGGGGTTCAGTTCCCTGTGGAGGGGCAACGGGGTCAACGTCATGAAGATCGCCCCTGAGACCGCCATCAAGTTCTGGGCCTACGAACAG aTCAAGAGATGGATGCGTGGCAGTAAGGAGAGGGGACCTCTAAGGGTTCATGAGAGGTTTGTAGCTGGGTCGTTAGCAGGAGCTACTGCTCAGACAGCCATCTACCCTATGGAG gtccTGAAGACTCGTCTGACCCTGGGGAAGACAGGCCAGTACACCAGTGTGTTAGACTGTGCCAGACAGATCCTCCACAGGGAGGGCATCATGGCCTTCTATAAAGGATATGTACCCAACATCATAGGCATCATACCCTACGCTGGCATCGACCTCGCCGTCTAcgag ACTATGAAGAATGCGTGGCTAGCGAGGCACACAGATTCAGCAGACCCAGGTGTTGTGGTGTTAGTGGGGTGTGGAACCATGTCCAGTACCTGTGGTCAACTAGCCAGTTACCCTCTGGCTCTGGTCAGAACACGCATGCAGGCACAGG cctctGTGAAGGGCGGCCCTCAGCTCTCCATGCTAGGTCTGTTCCAGAACATTGTGACCCAGGAGGGCGTGGCTGGCCTCTACCGCGGCATCGCCCCCAACTTCCTGAAAGTCATCCCCGCCGTCAGCATCTCCTACGTAGTCTATGAACACATGAGGAAAGTCCTGGGGGTGGAGAGATGCAgatga
- the LOC135531733 gene encoding mitochondrial adenyl nucleotide antiporter SLC25A23-like isoform X3, which yields MGPPGARIPRGWRTQARCEEDGDPEREKRWVELFNELDLNSDGVIDIHELRVGLAKRGLSRRAVDRQIVKEGDSNNDGELDFQEFRQYLRSHEEELRLMFLSLDRNNDGEIDVSEIQQSLQTLGIAVSLKEAATIMKSIDRDGNMTIDWDEWRDHFLFNPIHSLEDISRYWKHSHMLDIGDNLTCPDEFSEQEKKSGFVWRQLMAGAMAGSVSRTGTAPLDRLKVFLQVHGSTPGNPAGALGVGNMISGLRAMVKEGGFSSLWRGNGVNVMKIAPETAIKFWAYEQIKRWMRGSKERGPLRVHERFVAGSLAGATAQTAIYPMEVLKTRLTLGKTGQYTSVLDCARQILHREGIMAFYKGYVPNIIGIIPYAGIDLAVYETMKNAWLARHTDSADPGVVVLVGCGTMSSTCGQLASYPLALVRTRMQAQASVKGGPQLSMLGLFQNIVTQEGVAGLYRGIAPNFLKVIPAVSISYVVYEHMRWRIEKSLG from the exons ATGGGTCCGCCGGGGGCTCGGATCCCCCGGGGTTGGAGGACCCAGGCCCGCTGCGAGGAGGATGGCGACCCAGAGAGGGAGAAGCGATGGGTGGAACTGTTCAACGAACTGGACTTGAACAGTGATGGAGTCATCGATATCCACGAGCTCCGGGTGGGATTGGCGAAACGTGGGCTCTCCCGCCGCGCGGTGGACCGG CAGATTGTCAAGGAGGGGGACAGCAACAATGATGGAGAGTTGGACTTCCAGGAGTTCAGGCAGTACCTCCGCTCCCACGAGGAAGAGCTGCGACTCATGTTCCTCAGCCTGGACCGCAACAACGACG GCGAGATAGATGTATCAGAGATTCAGCAGTCCCTTCAAACTCTGGGAATAGCTGTGAGTCTGAAGGAGGCTGCCACGATCATGAAGAG tATTGACAGGGATGGTAACATGACCATCGACTGGGATGAGTGGCGAGATCACTTCCTGTTCAACCCCATACACAGTCTGGAAGACATCTCTCGCTACTGGAAGCACTCTCat atgCTGGACATAGGAGACAACCTGACCTGTCCTGATGAGTTCTCCGAGCAGGAGAAGAAGTCAGGGTTCGTCTGGAGACAGCTGATGGCTGGAGCTATGGCAGGATCAGTCTCCCGGACCGGCACCGCCCCACTGGACCGCCTTAAAGTCTTCCTGCAG GTGCATGGCTCGACCCCGGGGAACCCTGCAGGGGCCCTTGGGGTGGGGAACATGATCAGTGGGCTGAGGGCCATGGTGAAGGAGGGGGGGTTCAGTTCCCTGTGGAGGGGCAACGGGGTCAACGTCATGAAGATCGCCCCTGAGACCGCCATCAAGTTCTGGGCCTACGAACAG aTCAAGAGATGGATGCGTGGCAGTAAGGAGAGGGGACCTCTAAGGGTTCATGAGAGGTTTGTAGCTGGGTCGTTAGCAGGAGCTACTGCTCAGACAGCCATCTACCCTATGGAG gtccTGAAGACTCGTCTGACCCTGGGGAAGACAGGCCAGTACACCAGTGTGTTAGACTGTGCCAGACAGATCCTCCACAGGGAGGGCATCATGGCCTTCTATAAAGGATATGTACCCAACATCATAGGCATCATACCCTACGCTGGCATCGACCTCGCCGTCTAcgag ACTATGAAGAATGCGTGGCTAGCGAGGCACACAGATTCAGCAGACCCAGGTGTTGTGGTGTTAGTGGGGTGTGGAACCATGTCCAGTACCTGTGGTCAACTAGCCAGTTACCCTCTGGCTCTGGTCAGAACACGCATGCAGGCACAGG cctctGTGAAGGGCGGCCCTCAGCTCTCCATGCTAGGTCTGTTCCAGAACATTGTGACCCAGGAGGGCGTGGCTGGCCTCTACCGCGGCATCGCCCCCAACTTCCTGAAAGTCATCCCCGCCGTCAGCATCTCCTACGTAGTCTATGAACACATG AGGTGGAGAATAGAGAAATCTCTGGGATAG
- the LOC135531733 gene encoding mitochondrial adenyl nucleotide antiporter SLC25A24-like isoform X4, which produces MGPPGARIPRGWRTQARCEEDGDPEREKRWVELFNELDLNSDGVIDIHELRVGLAKRGLSRRAVDRQIVKEGDSNNDGELDFQEFRQYLRSHEEELRLMFLSLDRNNDGEIDVSEIQQSLQTLGIAVSLKEAATIMKSIDRDGNMTIDWDEWRDHFLFNPIHSLEDISRYWKHSHMLDIGDNLTCPDEFSEQEKKSGFVWRQLMAGAMAGSVSRTGTAPLDRLKVFLQVHGSTPGNPAGALGVGNMISGLRAMVKEGGFSSLWRGNGVNVMKIAPETAIKFWAYEQIKRWMRGSKERGPLRVHERFVAGSLAGATAQTAIYPMEVLKTRLTLGKTGQYTSVLDCARQILHREGIMAFYKGYVPNIIGIIPYAGIDLAVYETMKNAWLARHTDSADPGVVVLVGCGTMSSTCGQLASYPLALVRTRMQAQGGE; this is translated from the exons ATGGGTCCGCCGGGGGCTCGGATCCCCCGGGGTTGGAGGACCCAGGCCCGCTGCGAGGAGGATGGCGACCCAGAGAGGGAGAAGCGATGGGTGGAACTGTTCAACGAACTGGACTTGAACAGTGATGGAGTCATCGATATCCACGAGCTCCGGGTGGGATTGGCGAAACGTGGGCTCTCCCGCCGCGCGGTGGACCGG CAGATTGTCAAGGAGGGGGACAGCAACAATGATGGAGAGTTGGACTTCCAGGAGTTCAGGCAGTACCTCCGCTCCCACGAGGAAGAGCTGCGACTCATGTTCCTCAGCCTGGACCGCAACAACGACG GCGAGATAGATGTATCAGAGATTCAGCAGTCCCTTCAAACTCTGGGAATAGCTGTGAGTCTGAAGGAGGCTGCCACGATCATGAAGAG tATTGACAGGGATGGTAACATGACCATCGACTGGGATGAGTGGCGAGATCACTTCCTGTTCAACCCCATACACAGTCTGGAAGACATCTCTCGCTACTGGAAGCACTCTCat atgCTGGACATAGGAGACAACCTGACCTGTCCTGATGAGTTCTCCGAGCAGGAGAAGAAGTCAGGGTTCGTCTGGAGACAGCTGATGGCTGGAGCTATGGCAGGATCAGTCTCCCGGACCGGCACCGCCCCACTGGACCGCCTTAAAGTCTTCCTGCAG GTGCATGGCTCGACCCCGGGGAACCCTGCAGGGGCCCTTGGGGTGGGGAACATGATCAGTGGGCTGAGGGCCATGGTGAAGGAGGGGGGGTTCAGTTCCCTGTGGAGGGGCAACGGGGTCAACGTCATGAAGATCGCCCCTGAGACCGCCATCAAGTTCTGGGCCTACGAACAG aTCAAGAGATGGATGCGTGGCAGTAAGGAGAGGGGACCTCTAAGGGTTCATGAGAGGTTTGTAGCTGGGTCGTTAGCAGGAGCTACTGCTCAGACAGCCATCTACCCTATGGAG gtccTGAAGACTCGTCTGACCCTGGGGAAGACAGGCCAGTACACCAGTGTGTTAGACTGTGCCAGACAGATCCTCCACAGGGAGGGCATCATGGCCTTCTATAAAGGATATGTACCCAACATCATAGGCATCATACCCTACGCTGGCATCGACCTCGCCGTCTAcgag ACTATGAAGAATGCGTGGCTAGCGAGGCACACAGATTCAGCAGACCCAGGTGTTGTGGTGTTAGTGGGGTGTGGAACCATGTCCAGTACCTGTGGTCAACTAGCCAGTTACCCTCTGGCTCTGGTCAGAACACGCATGCAGGCACAGG GTGGAGAATAG
- the LOC135531733 gene encoding mitochondrial adenyl nucleotide antiporter SLC25A23-like isoform X1 produces MGPPGARIPRGWRTQARCEEDGDPEREKRWVELFNELDLNSDGVIDIHELRVGLAKRGLSRRAVDRQIVKEGDSNNDGELDFQEFRQYLRSHEEELRLMFLSLDRNNDGEIDVSEIQQSLQTLGIAVSLKEAATIMKSIDRDGNMTIDWDEWRDHFLFNPIHSLEDISRYWKHSHMLDIGDNLTCPDEFSEQEKKSGFVWRQLMAGAMAGSVSRTGTAPLDRLKVFLQVHGSTPGNPAGALGVGNMISGLRAMVKEGGFSSLWRGNGVNVMKIAPETAIKFWAYEQIKRWMRGSKERGPLRVHERFVAGSLAGATAQTAIYPMEVLKTRLTLGKTGQYTSVLDCARQILHREGIMAFYKGYVPNIIGIIPYAGIDLAVYETMKNAWLARHTDSADPGVVVLVGCGTMSSTCGQLASYPLALVRTRMQAQASVKGGPQLSMLGLFQNIVTQEGVAGLYRGIAPNFLKVIPAVSISYVVYEHMRKVLGVERCR; encoded by the exons ATGGGTCCGCCGGGGGCTCGGATCCCCCGGGGTTGGAGGACCCAGGCCCGCTGCGAGGAGGATGGCGACCCAGAGAGGGAGAAGCGATGGGTGGAACTGTTCAACGAACTGGACTTGAACAGTGATGGAGTCATCGATATCCACGAGCTCCGGGTGGGATTGGCGAAACGTGGGCTCTCCCGCCGCGCGGTGGACCGG CAGATTGTCAAGGAGGGGGACAGCAACAATGATGGAGAGTTGGACTTCCAGGAGTTCAGGCAGTACCTCCGCTCCCACGAGGAAGAGCTGCGACTCATGTTCCTCAGCCTGGACCGCAACAACGACG GCGAGATAGATGTATCAGAGATTCAGCAGTCCCTTCAAACTCTGGGAATAGCTGTGAGTCTGAAGGAGGCTGCCACGATCATGAAGAG tATTGACAGGGATGGTAACATGACCATCGACTGGGATGAGTGGCGAGATCACTTCCTGTTCAACCCCATACACAGTCTGGAAGACATCTCTCGCTACTGGAAGCACTCTCat atgCTGGACATAGGAGACAACCTGACCTGTCCTGATGAGTTCTCCGAGCAGGAGAAGAAGTCAGGGTTCGTCTGGAGACAGCTGATGGCTGGAGCTATGGCAGGATCAGTCTCCCGGACCGGCACCGCCCCACTGGACCGCCTTAAAGTCTTCCTGCAG GTGCATGGCTCGACCCCGGGGAACCCTGCAGGGGCCCTTGGGGTGGGGAACATGATCAGTGGGCTGAGGGCCATGGTGAAGGAGGGGGGGTTCAGTTCCCTGTGGAGGGGCAACGGGGTCAACGTCATGAAGATCGCCCCTGAGACCGCCATCAAGTTCTGGGCCTACGAACAG aTCAAGAGATGGATGCGTGGCAGTAAGGAGAGGGGACCTCTAAGGGTTCATGAGAGGTTTGTAGCTGGGTCGTTAGCAGGAGCTACTGCTCAGACAGCCATCTACCCTATGGAG gtccTGAAGACTCGTCTGACCCTGGGGAAGACAGGCCAGTACACCAGTGTGTTAGACTGTGCCAGACAGATCCTCCACAGGGAGGGCATCATGGCCTTCTATAAAGGATATGTACCCAACATCATAGGCATCATACCCTACGCTGGCATCGACCTCGCCGTCTAcgag ACTATGAAGAATGCGTGGCTAGCGAGGCACACAGATTCAGCAGACCCAGGTGTTGTGGTGTTAGTGGGGTGTGGAACCATGTCCAGTACCTGTGGTCAACTAGCCAGTTACCCTCTGGCTCTGGTCAGAACACGCATGCAGGCACAGG cctctGTGAAGGGCGGCCCTCAGCTCTCCATGCTAGGTCTGTTCCAGAACATTGTGACCCAGGAGGGCGTGGCTGGCCTCTACCGCGGCATCGCCCCCAACTTCCTGAAAGTCATCCCCGCCGTCAGCATCTCCTACGTAGTCTATGAACACATGAGGAAAGTCCTGGGGGTGGAGAGATGCAgatga